In Maridesulfovibrio frigidus DSM 17176, a genomic segment contains:
- a CDS encoding putative quinol monooxygenase — MIILTAALKAKKGKEADVEKILVHMVSETAQEEGALEYRLHKSTTKPGSFYLYEKYTGQAAIDAHVETDHYKALGASLNGLVEGDLEIELYNFIDGIPENK, encoded by the coding sequence ATGATTATTCTAACAGCAGCTCTTAAGGCAAAAAAAGGTAAAGAAGCAGATGTTGAAAAAATATTAGTTCACATGGTATCTGAGACAGCCCAAGAAGAAGGAGCTTTAGAGTACCGATTACACAAATCCACAACCAAACCGGGATCCTTTTACTTATATGAAAAATATACAGGGCAGGCTGCAATAGATGCTCATGTTGAGACTGACCATTACAAAGCACTTGGAGCCAGCCTAAATGGATTAGTGGAAGGAGATCTCGAAATAGAACTATATAATTTTATTGATGGAATTCCTGAAAACAAATAG
- a CDS encoding BON domain-containing protein gives MTKYLQLLLITLLFLLSSLIVAHASFLPFGRMYKAAKDDRTYKTQAQDSRLQLQLHKTILLSMPSELLSISTYVYLGHGFIVGEVQTEEQSRELVAAAGKLDGINGVSYYLPIKSKQDQTATSSALEIKINAIFEPDYPSSKLTVKVVQDVVVVLGVLTSDEQQNTLNSLKKISGADKVINFIQTPSSEETKRNRPKPLRNLFN, from the coding sequence ATGACAAAATATCTACAGCTTCTATTAATAACATTGCTATTTCTACTCTCCAGCTTGATTGTTGCTCATGCCAGTTTTCTCCCTTTTGGAAGAATGTACAAAGCAGCTAAAGATGATAGGACATACAAAACTCAAGCACAGGACAGCAGACTTCAGTTGCAACTTCATAAGACAATACTACTCAGCATGCCATCTGAACTCTTGAGCATAAGCACATATGTCTATTTGGGACACGGCTTTATAGTGGGAGAAGTTCAAACTGAAGAGCAAAGTAGAGAACTAGTAGCCGCAGCGGGAAAATTGGATGGGATTAACGGAGTCAGCTATTACCTTCCTATAAAGAGCAAACAAGATCAGACTGCAACATCCTCTGCGCTTGAAATTAAAATTAACGCCATATTTGAACCAGACTATCCGTCATCAAAACTTACAGTAAAAGTTGTTCAAGATGTGGTGGTGGTTCTCGGAGTTCTCACCTCAGATGAGCAACAAAATACTCTTAACTCACTAAAAAAAATAAGTGGCGCCGATAAAGTTATTAATTTTATCCAAACACCCTCCTCGGAAGAAACAAAACGTAATAGACCAAAACCTTTACGAAATCTTTTCAACTGA
- a CDS encoding mechanosensitive ion channel family protein: protein MNGTEKSLLDIPLDDPLALLSPDFISSLVERGISFASLYGIKIIVALLVLLVGRLVAKQSANLVGKVMSKAKIDDILTSFIQNIIYYMMLAAFVVAALGQAGINITSFLAVLGAAGLAIGLALKDTLSNFAAGVMLIVLRLFKKGDYVTIAGTSGTVQTLSAFYTELSTPDNQKVVVPNSSILSSVIINTTANKTRRVDLVIGISYDDDIPKAKEILARILSEDSRVLKNPAPNIVVGELGDSCVNILVRPWVATSEYWGLRWDLLEGIKITFDKAGISIPYPQTDVHLYKEEK from the coding sequence ATGAACGGTACCGAAAAATCACTTTTAGATATTCCACTTGATGATCCTCTCGCTCTTTTAAGTCCTGATTTTATAAGCAGCTTAGTTGAGAGAGGTATTAGCTTTGCAAGCCTCTATGGGATTAAAATTATAGTTGCTCTTTTAGTTCTGCTTGTGGGACGGCTTGTTGCAAAACAGTCTGCTAATCTTGTTGGTAAGGTTATGTCTAAGGCTAAGATCGATGATATCTTAACCTCATTTATCCAGAATATTATCTATTATATGATGCTTGCCGCGTTTGTGGTTGCAGCTCTCGGGCAGGCTGGGATTAATATCACGTCATTCCTTGCTGTTCTCGGTGCTGCCGGTCTTGCTATCGGTTTGGCGCTTAAAGATACTCTGTCAAATTTTGCCGCCGGAGTTATGCTTATAGTTCTTCGTCTTTTCAAGAAGGGAGACTATGTTACAATTGCCGGAACTTCCGGGACTGTTCAGACTCTTTCAGCATTTTACACCGAACTCTCTACCCCTGATAATCAGAAGGTGGTAGTGCCAAACTCGTCGATCCTCAGCTCCGTAATAATTAATACCACTGCCAATAAGACAAGACGCGTAGATCTCGTTATAGGTATTAGTTATGATGATGATATTCCAAAAGCTAAAGAAATTCTCGCAAGAATTCTTTCAGAAGATAGCAGAGTCCTGAAGAATCCGGCACCAAATATTGTGGTCGGGGAGCTTGGTGATTCGTGTGTAAATATTCTTGTGCGCCCATGGGTGGCAACTTCTGAATACTGGGGTTTGAGATGGGATCTGCTTGAAGGTATCAAAATTACCTTTGATAAGGCCGGGATCTCTATTCCTTATCCTCAGACTGATGTTCACTTGTACAAAGAGGAAAAGTAA
- a CDS encoding cytochrome c biogenesis CcdA family protein yields MDQFFLTINSWIVSDTGFAALGCFLWGIVSILFSPCHLASIPLIIGYVGGQNKLVEGRKAALYAILFTSGLFITIALIGTICAVLGRMLGDIGPWWTIIVGLILIWVALDMLGIEGCSISGNLMGNLKLTGMKGAFLLGLAYGVLSGSCTFGFIAPILAIITVQEKIANGIILIVLFALGHCLPIVLAGSSTAWVRNLLANSSFSQASNWFRKSAGLIIGLLGIYFIIKPFV; encoded by the coding sequence ATGGATCAATTCTTTTTAACTATTAATTCATGGATAGTCAGTGATACCGGTTTTGCCGCACTGGGGTGTTTTCTATGGGGTATTGTAAGTATTCTGTTTTCCCCATGTCATTTAGCCTCAATCCCATTGATCATAGGGTATGTCGGCGGGCAGAACAAACTTGTGGAAGGTAGAAAGGCCGCCCTTTACGCTATATTATTTACTTCGGGGTTGTTTATTACCATTGCGCTGATCGGAACTATATGCGCTGTTCTCGGTAGAATGCTGGGTGATATAGGCCCTTGGTGGACAATCATTGTCGGTTTGATTCTAATCTGGGTTGCTCTGGATATGCTAGGTATTGAGGGATGCTCAATTTCGGGCAATCTTATGGGCAATTTGAAGCTTACCGGTATGAAGGGGGCTTTTTTGCTGGGGCTTGCATATGGAGTTCTTTCCGGTTCCTGTACTTTTGGATTCATCGCCCCGATTCTTGCTATCATCACAGTTCAGGAAAAGATTGCAAACGGTATTATTCTCATTGTATTATTTGCGCTAGGCCACTGTTTGCCTATTGTTCTTGCAGGAAGTTCTACCGCTTGGGTTCGGAATCTGCTTGCGAATAGTTCCTTTAGTCAGGCAAGTAACTGGTTTCGTAAATCAGCTGGGCTGATTATAGGATTGTTAGGAATATATTTCATCATAAAACCTTTTGTTTAA
- a CDS encoding thioredoxin family protein, whose translation MNRKLVVIILLAVVTGFGVYSFVNNKAESHASGPAISDLISGKPQVTPIPGMVTMVDLGAHSCVPCKMMAPIIKELSAEYEGKAAIVFIDVWQNPDEGKKYAISAIPTQIFYDADGVERYRHQGFFDKAAIKAKLAELGVK comes from the coding sequence ATGAATAGAAAGTTAGTGGTTATAATTTTGCTTGCTGTTGTTACAGGCTTTGGAGTTTATTCTTTCGTTAATAATAAGGCTGAGTCTCATGCGTCCGGCCCCGCGATTTCAGATCTTATTTCTGGCAAGCCACAGGTTACGCCCATTCCCGGTATGGTAACTATGGTCGATCTTGGCGCGCATTCGTGCGTTCCCTGCAAAATGATGGCACCAATTATTAAGGAACTGTCTGCGGAATATGAAGGAAAGGCTGCCATTGTTTTTATTGATGTCTGGCAAAACCCGGATGAAGGAAAGAAATACGCCATTAGCGCTATTCCTACCCAAATTTTTTATGACGCAGACGGGGTGGAAAGATATCGTCATCAAGGTTTTTTTGATAAAGCCGCCATTAAGGCAAAGCTTGCAGAGCTTGGGGTCAAATAG
- a CDS encoding thioredoxin family protein, whose translation MKIQVMGPGCSKCAQAEKVVREAVAESGVDAIVEKITDFQDIASFGVMSTPAVAVNGAVKITGRCPSKKDVLSWLELS comes from the coding sequence ATAAAAATTCAAGTGATGGGTCCTGGGTGTTCGAAATGCGCACAGGCTGAAAAAGTAGTGAGAGAGGCTGTTGCCGAATCAGGTGTTGATGCAATTGTTGAAAAAATAACTGATTTTCAAGATATTGCATCCTTCGGGGTGATGTCTACTCCGGCTGTGGCTGTTAACGGAGCTGTTAAAATTACAGGGCGATGCCCTAGTAAGAAGGACGTTCTCAGTTGGTTAGAACTATCTTAA